In a single window of the Terrirubrum flagellatum genome:
- a CDS encoding aspartate/glutamate racemase family protein — protein sequence MSARSNVMKPIRIWYQSYVDYENGKTYWDRLRAHLNDIVDPGTTVDVHGVTPHNSYAHSLVEFRCAREMICNAVRAEREGYDAFVIGHFQDAGLYEARSVVDIPVLALGEASMLYACQLGQRAGIVTINPRFIPWFRHQIAKYGLEKRVSGVHSMTFEPGQILKAYESDALADEVEALFAEQAKPLTADGVDTLIPGGGIPMLLFSRLREHAIGGAPVINGIPIVIKMAEMAVKLRRLTGLGVSRASEFIKPPPEIIAEFLAHPKGL from the coding sequence ATGTCAGCACGGTCGAACGTCATGAAGCCGATCCGCATCTGGTATCAGAGCTATGTCGATTATGAGAATGGCAAGACCTATTGGGATCGGCTGCGCGCTCACTTGAACGATATCGTCGACCCCGGCACGACGGTCGACGTGCATGGCGTCACGCCGCATAATTCCTATGCCCATTCTCTCGTTGAATTTCGCTGCGCGCGCGAGATGATCTGCAACGCCGTGCGCGCCGAGCGGGAAGGTTACGACGCCTTCGTGATCGGCCACTTCCAGGACGCCGGACTTTATGAAGCGCGCTCGGTCGTCGATATTCCGGTGCTGGCGCTCGGCGAAGCGTCGATGCTCTACGCGTGCCAGCTCGGACAGCGCGCCGGAATCGTGACGATCAATCCACGCTTCATTCCCTGGTTCCGGCATCAGATCGCGAAGTACGGTCTGGAGAAGCGCGTGTCCGGCGTGCATTCCATGACGTTCGAGCCCGGCCAGATTCTCAAGGCCTATGAGTCCGACGCGTTGGCCGACGAGGTCGAGGCGCTGTTCGCCGAGCAGGCGAAGCCGCTAACCGCCGACGGAGTCGATACGCTGATTCCCGGCGGCGGCATTCCCATGCTGCTGTTTTCGCGGTTGCGCGAGCATGCGATCGGTGGCGCGCCCGTGATCAACGGCATCCCGATCGTGATCAAGATGGCGGAGATGGCGGTGAAGCTGCGCAGGCTGACGGGCCTTGGCGTCAGCCGCGCATCGGAATTCATCAAGCCGCCGCCTGAGATCATCGCCGAGTTTCTGGCGCATCCCAAGGGTTTGTGA